The following proteins come from a genomic window of Miscanthus floridulus cultivar M001 chromosome 2, ASM1932011v1, whole genome shotgun sequence:
- the LOC136518254 gene encoding uncharacterized protein, producing MANVHKITLVLMFCLLALGRAEYLKYKDPKQPIAVRIKDLLSRMTLAEKIGQMTQIERENATADALAKYFIGSVLSGGGSVPSPQASAEAWASMVTEMQKGALSTRLGIPIIYGIDAVHGHNNIYKATIFPHNVGLGATRDPDLVKRIGEATALEVRATGIPYVFAPCIAVCRDPRWGRCYESYSEDPKVVQSLTSLISGLQGDAPADSVGRPYVGGSKKVAACAKHYVGDGGTHKGINENNTIINTHGLMSIHMPPYYNSIIRGVSTVMVSYSSWNGEKMHANHFLVADFLKNKLKFRGFVISDWEGIDRITTPPHANYSYSIEAGVGAGIDMIMVPFRYTEFIDDLTTQVQNKVIPLSRIDDAVYRILRVKFTMGLFENPYPDASLAGELGKQEHRELAREAVRKSLVLLKNGKSAPLLPLPKKAGKILVAGSHANDLGNQCGGWTITWQGSSGNTTAGTTILSGIEATVDPGTQVVYSENPDSSVLADKYDYAIVVVGEPPYAETFGDNLNLTIPAPGPSVIQSVCKATKCVVVLISGRPLVVEPYLGDMDAFVAAWLPGSEGQGVADALFGDYGFTGKLSRTWFKSVDQLPMNVGDKHYDPLFPFGFGLTTKGTK from the exons ATGGCGAACGTGCACAAGATCACCCTTGTTCTCATGTTCTGCCTGCTAGCGTTGGGGAGAGCAGAGTACCTCAAGTACAAGGATCCGAAGCAGCCTATCGCTGTTCGCATCAAGGATCTGCTGAGTCGGATGACTCTTGCTGAAAAGATTGGCCAGATGACCCAGATTGAGAGGGAAAATGCCACAGCCGACGCACTGGCGAAATACTTCATAG GTAGCGTACTGAGTGGCGGAGGTAGTGTGCCTTCTCCTCAAGCATCTGCTGAGGCTTGGGCCTCCATGGTGACTGAGATGCAGAAGGGCGCTCTTTCTACACGTCTAGGTATCCCGATCATCTACGGTATTGATGCCGTGCATGGTCACAATAACATCTACAAAGCTACTATTTTCCCTCACAACGTCGGGCTTGGAGCTACCAG GGACCCTGACCTCGTTAAGAGAATTGGAGAAGCAACTGCTCTTGAAGTTAGAGCTACTGGAATTCCTTATGTCTTTGCTCCCTGTATTGCG GTTTGTAGAGATCCAAGATGGGGACGCTGCTATGAGAGCTATAGTGAGGACCCAAAGGTTGTCCAGTCACTGACTTCACTCATCTCTGGCTTGCAAGGCGATGCTCCTGCGGATTCCGTGGGAAGACCATATGTTGGTGGAAG TAAGAAGGTTGCTGCATGCGCGAAGCActatgttggtgatggtggaacGCATAAGGGAATTAACGAGAACAACACGATCATCAACACACATGGACTGATGAGCATCCATATGCCTCCTTACTATAACTCTATTATCCGAGGTGTCTCTACAGTCATGGTCTCGTACTCCAGCTGGAATGGAGAGAAGATGCACGCAAACCATTTCCTAGTCGCAGATTTTCTCAAGAACAAGCTCAAGTTTAGG GGTTTTGTGATTTCCGACTGGGAGGGCATTGATCGGATCACTACTCCTCCTCATGCCAACTATTCTTATTCAATTGAGGCTGGAGTTGGTGCTGGTATTGACATG ATCATGGTTCCATTCAGATACACAGAATTCATCGATGATCTCACGACACAAGTTCAGAACAAGGTCATCCCCCTGAGCAGAATCGACGACGCCGTTTACAGGATCCTCCGTGTCAAGTTCACCATGGGTCTATTTGAGAACCCTTACCCCGATGCTAGCCTTGCGGGCGAACTCGGGAAGCAA GAACACCGGGAATTGGCACGTGAAGCCGTCAGGAAGTCCCTGGTTCTTCTGAAGAACGGAAAGTCCGCACCGTTGCTGCCCCTCCCGAAGAAGGCTGGTAAGATTTTGGTCGCCGGTAGCCACGCCAATGACCTGGGCAACCAGTGCGGAGGATGGACAATCACATGGCAAGGAAGCAGCGGCAACACCACTGCTG GCACGACGATCCTCTCCGGAATCGAGGCCACCGTGGATCCCGGCACGCAGGTGGTGTACTCAGAGAACCCGGACAGCAGCGTGCTCGCCGACAAGTACGACTACGCGATCGTGGTGGTCGGGGAGCCGCCGTACGCGGAGACGTTCGGCGACAACCTGAACCTGACGATCCCGGCGCCCGGGCCGAGCGTGATCCAGTCGGTGTGCAAGGCCACCAAGTGCGTGGTGGTCCTCATCTCCGGCAGGCCCCTGGTGGTGGAACCGTACCTGGGCGACATGGACGCGTTCGTTGCGGCGTGGCTGCCGGGGTCGGAGGGGCAGGGCGTGGCGGACGCCCTGTTCGGCGACTACGGGTTCACGGGGAAGCTGTCGCGGACGTGGTTCAAGTCGGTGGACCAGCTACCCATGAACGTGGGCGACAAGCACTACGACCCGCTCTTCCCGTTCGGCTTCGGGCTCACCACCAAGGGCACGAAATGA
- the LOC136518265 gene encoding uncharacterized protein encodes MTRSTAATAVACLVLAFLLLPSAALAAEYVKYKDAKQPINERVQDLLSRMTLEEKIGQMSQIERANATAEVIEKYFVGSVLSGGGSVPAEKASASVWQKMVTKMQKAALKTRLGIPIIYGIDAVHGNNDVYNATIFPHNVGLGATRDPHLVKRIGEATAHETRATGIPYTFAPCVAVCRDPRWGRCYESFSEDTRLVQLMTSNMVTGLQGDVPAKHPKGVPFVGGSKKVAGCAKHFVGDGGTTRGINENNTALSFHDLMRIHMPPYDNAVIKGISSIMISYSSWNGVKMHENKFLITDTLKNKMDFRGFVITDWQAVDRITNPPHQHYYHSIKETIHAGIDMVMIPYDYPEFVADLIKQVKQGQIMLDRINDAVSRILRVKFTMGLFEDPLPDPRLTKELGAQEHRALAREAVRKSLVLLKNSKKGQTKPMLPLDKKAKKVLVAGSHAHDLGSQCGGWTITWQGESGNNLTGVGTTILEAIKEAVDKKTTVDYVERPDKDDLSKSANDYEYAVVAVGEPPYAETAGDNKNLTIPSPGTEVIKDVCGLVKCVVLVVSGRPLVLQPYVDYMDALVAAWLPGTEAQGITDVLFGDYGFTGKLPRTWFKSVDQLPMNYGDKRYDALFPFGFGLTTKAAGHN; translated from the exons ATGACGCGCTCGACGGCGGCCACGGCGGTCGCGTGCCTAGTCTTGGCTTTCCTCCTCCTGCCGTCGGCGGCGTTGGCGGCGGAGTACGTCAAGTACAAGGACGCGAAGCAGCCCATCAATGAGCGAGTGCAGGACCTCCTCAGCCGGATGACGCTCGAGGAGAAGATCGGCCAGATGTCGCAGATCGAGAGGGCCAACGCGACCGCCGAAGTCATCGAGAAGTACTTCGTTG GTAGCGTGcttagcggcggcggcagcgtgcCGGCGGAGAAGGCGTCGGCGTCAGTGTGGCAGAAGATGGTGACCAAGATGCAGAAGGCGGCGCTCAAGACCCGGCTCGGCATCCCCATCATCTACGGCATCGACGCCGTGCACGGCAACAACGACGTGTACAACGCCACCATCTTCCCCCACAACGTCGGCCTCGGCGCCACCAGGGACCCCCACCTCGTGAAGCGGATCGGGGAGGCCACGGCGCACGAGACCAGGGCCACCGGCATCCCCTACACTTTCGCGCCATGCGTCGCG GTGTGCCGCGACCCGAGGTGGGGTCGGTGCTACGAGAGCTTCAGCGAGGACACGAGGCTGGTGCAGCTCATGACCTCCAACATGGTGACCGGCCTGCAGGGAGACGTCCCCGCGAAGCACCCCAAGGGCGTCCCCTTCGTCGGCGGGTCCAAGAAGGTGGCCGGGTGCGCCAAGCACTTCGTCGGCGACGGCGGCACCACCCGGGGCATCAACGAGAACAACACGGCGCTTAGCTTCCACGACCTGATGCGGATCCACATGCCGCCCTACGATAACGCCGTTATCAAGGGCATCTCCTCCATCATGATCTCCTACTCCAGCTGGAACGGGGTCAAGATGCACGAGAACAAGTTCCTCATCACCGACACGCTCAAGAACAAGATGGACTTCAGG GGCTTTGTGATCACGGACTGGCAGGCTGTGGACCGCATCACGAACCCGCCGCACCAGCACTACTACCACTCCATCAAGGAGACGATCCACGCCGGCATCGACATGGTGATGATCCCGTACGACTACCCGGAGTTCGTCGCCGACCTGATCAAGCAGGTGAAGCAGGGGCAGATCATGCTGGACCGCATCAACGACGCCGTCAGCCGGATCCTCCGGGTCAAGTTCACCATGGGCCTCTTCGAGGACCCGCTCCCGGACCCGCGCCTCACCAAGGAGCTCGGCGCGCAGGAGCACCGGGCGCTCGCGCGGGAGGCCGTCCGCAAGTCGCTCGTGCTGCTCAAGAACAGCAAGAAGGGGCAGACGAAGCCGATGCTGCCGCTGGACAAGAAGGCCAAGAAGGTCCTCGTCGCCGGCAGCCACGCCCACGACCTGGGCAGCCAGTGCGGCGGCTGGACCATCACGTGGCAGGGCGAGAGCGGCAACAACCTCACCGGCGTCGGCACCACGATCCTGGAGGCCATCAAGGAGGCGGTGGACAAGAAGACAACGGTGGACTACGTGGAGCGCCCGGACAAGGACGACCTGAGCAAGAGCGCTAACGACTACGAGTACGCCGTGGTGGCCGTGGGCGAGCCGCCGTACGCCGAGACGGCCGGCGACAACAAGAACCTGACCATCCCGTCGCCGGGGACCGAGGTGATCAAGGACGTGTGCGGGCTCGTCAAGTGCGTCGTGCTCGTCGTGTCGGGCCGCCCGCTTGTGCTGCAGCCGTACGTGGACTACATGGACGCTCTCGTCGCGGCGTGGCTGCCCGGCACGGAGGCGCAGGGCATCACCGACGTGCTGTTCGGGGACTACGGGTTCACGGGGAAGCTGCCGCGGACGTGGTTCAAGTCCGTGGACCAGCTGCCCATGAACTACGGCGACAAGCGGTACGACGCGTTGTTCCCGTTCGGATtcgggctcaccaccaaggccgCGGGACACAATTAG